From one Bacillus sp. FJAT-42376 genomic stretch:
- the hfq gene encoding RNA chaperone Hfq, whose translation MKQAINIQDQFLNQLRKDGVFVTVFLLNGFQLRGLVKGFDNFTVLLETEGKQQLIYKHAISTFAPQKNIQLETE comes from the coding sequence ATGAAACAAGCAATCAATATTCAGGACCAGTTTTTGAACCAGCTGCGCAAGGACGGAGTATTCGTAACCGTATTCCTTCTTAATGGATTTCAGCTAAGGGGACTAGTAAAAGGATTTGATAACTTTACTGTTCTGCTTGAGACAGAAGGCAAGCAGCAGTTAATTTATAAACACGCGATTTCAACATTTGCTCCGCAAAAGAACATTCAGCTTGAAACTGAATAA
- the spoVK gene encoding stage V sporulation protein K — protein MDQAVTYKNNGQINIILNGQTKAGRELETKAKGYDLVLPKTDLKHAILRQIEEEMSTLVGMEEMKRNIKEIYAWIFVSQKREEQGLKAGKQALHMMFKGNPGTGKTTVARLIGKLFCQMNVLSKGHLIEAERADLVGEYIGHTAQKTRELIKRSLGGILFIDEAYSLARGGEKDFGKEAIDTLVKHMEDKQHEFILILAGYSREMDQFLSINPGLHSRFPLVIDFPDYSVDQLMDISKRMIEEREYCWSREAEWKLKDHLMAVKSNTQPSKFSNGRYIRNVIEKSIRAQAMRLLMSDKYNRDELVTIKAQDLIVREEKPL, from the coding sequence ATGGATCAGGCAGTTACTTATAAGAACAACGGACAGATCAACATCATTCTTAACGGTCAGACAAAAGCCGGCAGGGAACTGGAGACAAAAGCAAAAGGATATGACCTGGTTCTTCCAAAAACCGATTTAAAGCATGCCATCCTGCGGCAAATTGAAGAAGAAATGAGCACCCTTGTGGGAATGGAAGAGATGAAACGGAACATAAAAGAAATTTACGCCTGGATCTTCGTCAGCCAAAAACGGGAAGAGCAGGGGCTTAAAGCGGGGAAGCAGGCGCTTCATATGATGTTTAAAGGGAATCCGGGAACCGGCAAAACGACAGTCGCCCGGCTAATCGGGAAATTATTTTGCCAAATGAATGTTCTCTCAAAGGGGCATTTAATTGAAGCGGAGAGAGCGGATTTAGTTGGAGAATATATTGGCCATACCGCCCAAAAGACCAGGGAACTCATTAAACGGTCGCTTGGCGGGATTCTCTTTATTGATGAAGCCTACTCTTTAGCCCGCGGGGGAGAGAAGGATTTTGGAAAAGAAGCAATCGATACCCTTGTGAAACATATGGAAGACAAACAGCATGAATTTATTCTGATCCTTGCTGGATACTCCCGTGAGATGGACCAGTTTTTATCCATCAATCCTGGGCTTCATTCGCGCTTTCCGCTCGTCATCGATTTTCCGGACTATTCGGTGGACCAGCTTATGGATATATCGAAAAGAATGATCGAAGAAAGAGAATATTGCTGGAGCAGAGAAGCAGAATGGAAGCTGAAGGACCATTTAATGGCTGTGAAAAGCAATACTCAGCCATCAAAGTTCAGTAATGGAAGATATATCAGGAATGTGATTGAAAAATCAATTAGAGCCCAGGCAATGAGACTGCTCATGTCCGATAAATATAACCGTGATGAACTCGTGACCATTAAAGCCCAGGATTTAATTGTGCGTGAAGAAAAGCCGCTTTGA